Proteins found in one Streptococcus mitis genomic segment:
- a CDS encoding energy-coupling factor transporter transmembrane component T family protein → MDSMILGRYIPGDSIVHRLDPRSKLLAMMLLILIVFWANNPLTNLILFIATGIFIALSGVSLSFFIQGLKSMFFLIAFTTIFQLFFISNGNVLFEFSFVRITDYALQQAGIIFCRFVLIIFFSTLLTLTTMPLSLASAVEALLAPLKRVKVPVHEIGLMLSMSLRFVPTLMDDTTRIMNAQKARGVDFGEGSIVQKVKAMIPILIPLFATSLKRADSLAIAMEARGYQGGKGRSQYRQLKWTQKDTLTILVIIILGCCLFFLKS, encoded by the coding sequence ATGGATAGTATGATTTTGGGGCGTTATATCCCAGGAGATTCGATTGTTCACCGATTGGATCCACGTAGCAAATTACTGGCTATGATGCTACTGATTTTAATCGTTTTTTGGGCTAATAATCCCTTGACGAATCTAATTCTTTTTATAGCGACAGGGATATTTATTGCCTTGTCAGGAGTATCTCTTTCATTCTTTATTCAGGGCTTGAAATCTATGTTTTTCTTGATTGCCTTCACAACTATTTTTCAATTGTTTTTCATTTCTAATGGGAATGTTTTATTTGAGTTTTCGTTTGTGAGAATCACGGATTATGCTTTGCAACAAGCTGGAATTATCTTTTGTCGCTTTGTATTGATTATTTTCTTTTCAACTTTGTTAACCTTAACGACCATGCCCTTAAGTTTGGCATCAGCTGTAGAAGCTTTATTAGCGCCTTTAAAGCGTGTGAAAGTTCCAGTTCATGAAATTGGCTTAATGCTATCTATGAGTTTGCGTTTTGTTCCGACCTTAATGGATGATACGACGCGGATTATGAATGCACAGAAAGCGCGTGGAGTGGATTTTGGTGAAGGAAGCATTGTTCAAAAGGTGAAGGCGATGATTCCCATTTTGATTCCTCTTTTTGCAACAAGTTTAAAACGTGCGGATTCCTTGGCTATCGCTATGGAAGCGCGTGGTTATCAGGGGGGAAAAGGCAGAAGTCAATACCGACAATTGAAATGGACTCAAAAGGATACGCTGACCATTCTTGTTATTATCATACTTGGTTGTTGCTTATTTTTCTTAAAATCTTAG
- the yfmH gene encoding EF-P 5-aminopentanol modification-associated protein YfmH translates to MTKVVFEEKYYPAVKEMVYRTRLANGLTVALLPKKEFKEVYGSVTVQFGSVDTLVTEVDGDVKQYPAGIAHFLEHKLFEREDSSDLMSAFTSLGADSNAFTSFTKTNYLFSATDYLLENVDLLDELVTSAHFTEDSILREQDIIQQEREMYQDDPDSCLFFSTLANLYPGTPLATDIVGSEESISQINLTNLQENFTRFYKPVNMSLFLVGNFDVDQVQDYFERKELEGLDVKEVAREKFVLKDVKQTDSMRMEVSSPKLAIGIRGNREVAEADCYRHHILLKLLFAMMFGWTSDRFQKLYESGKIDASLSLEIEVTSRFHFVMLTMDTKEPVALSHQFRKAIRKFTKDLDITEDHLDIIKREMFGEFFSSMNSLEFIATQYDAFGQGETIFDLPKILQEITLEDVLDAGHHLIDDGDIVDFTIFPS, encoded by the coding sequence ATGACAAAGGTTGTTTTTGAAGAAAAATACTATCCAGCTGTAAAAGAAATGGTTTATCGAACTCGTTTGGCCAATGGATTGACAGTTGCTCTTTTGCCTAAAAAGGAATTTAAAGAGGTTTACGGGAGTGTCACTGTTCAGTTTGGTTCGGTAGATACGCTTGTCACAGAAGTTGACGGAGATGTAAAACAATATCCTGCGGGAATTGCTCATTTTCTTGAACATAAATTATTTGAGAGAGAAGATTCTAGCGATTTGATGTCGGCTTTTACGAGTCTAGGTGCAGATAGTAATGCCTTTACAAGTTTTACAAAAACAAACTATCTTTTTTCAGCAACGGATTATCTCTTAGAGAATGTAGACTTACTTGATGAATTGGTAACATCAGCACATTTTACTGAAGATTCCATTTTAAGAGAGCAGGATATTATTCAGCAAGAACGAGAAATGTATCAAGATGATCCAGATTCGTGTTTATTCTTTTCAACTTTAGCGAATTTGTATCCAGGCACACCTTTAGCAACTGATATAGTTGGCAGTGAGGAGTCCATTTCCCAAATAAATCTAACTAATTTGCAAGAAAATTTTACAAGATTTTACAAACCTGTAAACATGTCTCTGTTTTTAGTTGGTAATTTTGATGTGGATCAAGTACAGGACTACTTTGAAAGAAAAGAACTGGAAGGTTTAGATGTTAAGGAAGTAGCAAGAGAAAAGTTTGTTTTAAAAGATGTAAAGCAAACAGACAGTATGAGAATGGAAGTATCTTCTCCCAAACTAGCGATTGGAATTAGAGGTAATCGTGAAGTTGCTGAGGCGGATTGCTATCGACATCATATTTTATTAAAATTATTGTTTGCAATGATGTTTGGTTGGACTTCGGATCGTTTTCAAAAGTTATATGAATCAGGTAAAATAGATGCTTCCCTATCTCTTGAAATTGAAGTAACAAGTCGCTTTCATTTTGTCATGTTGACAATGGATACAAAAGAGCCAGTTGCTTTATCTCATCAGTTTAGGAAGGCTATTCGTAAATTTACAAAGGATTTAGATATTACAGAGGATCATTTAGATATTATCAAAAGAGAGATGTTTGGAGAATTTTTTAGTAGCATGAACTCTCTTGAATTTATTGCAACGCAGTATGATGCTTTTGGACAAGGTGAGACAATTTTCGATTTGCCGAAAATTTTACAGGAAATTACTTTAGAGGATGTCCTTGATGCTGGACACCATTTAATAGATGATGGTGACATAGTTGATTTTACAATATTTCCATCGTAG
- the pgsA gene encoding CDP-diacylglycerol--glycerol-3-phosphate 3-phosphatidyltransferase, which produces MKKEQIPNLLTIGRILFIPIFIFILTVGNSIESHMLAAIIFAIASITDYLDGYLARKWNVVSNFGKFADPMADKLLVMSAFIMLIELGMAPAWIVAVIICRELAVTGLRLLLVETGGTVLAAAMPGKIKTFSQMFAIIFLLLHWTLFGQVLLYVALFFTIYSGYDYFKGSAYVFKGTFGSK; this is translated from the coding sequence ATGAAAAAAGAACAAATTCCAAATCTCTTAACAATAGGTCGAATTCTCTTTATACCTATTTTTATCTTTATTTTAACAGTAGGAAATTCGATAGAGAGTCATATGCTAGCAGCTATTATCTTTGCTATTGCCAGTATTACAGACTATTTAGATGGATATTTAGCTCGTAAATGGAATGTGGTTAGTAATTTTGGTAAATTTGCAGATCCTATGGCGGATAAGCTACTAGTTATGTCGGCTTTTATTATGCTGATTGAGTTAGGAATGGCTCCAGCTTGGATTGTTGCAGTGATCATCTGTCGTGAATTGGCTGTGACAGGTTTAAGGCTTTTATTGGTTGAAACTGGTGGAACAGTTTTAGCAGCAGCAATGCCTGGAAAAATTAAAACTTTTAGTCAGATGTTTGCCATTATTTTCTTGCTATTACATTGGACTTTGTTTGGTCAAGTTCTACTTTATGTAGCCTTGTTTTTCACTATCTACTCTGGCTATGATTATTTTAAGGGTAGTGCCTATGTATTTAAAGGGACATTTGGTTCGAAATGA
- the pcsB gene encoding peptidoglycan hydrolase PcsB, producing MKKKILASLLLSTVMVSQVAVLTTAHAETTDDKIAAQDNKISNLTAQQQEAQKQVDQVQEQVSAIQTEQSNLQSENDRLQAESKKLEGEITELSKNIVSRNDSLQKQARSAQTNGAATNYINTIVNSKSITEAISRVAAMSEIVSANNKMLEQQKADKKAISEKQVANNDAINTVIANQQKLADDAQSLTTKQAELKAAELNLAAEKATAEDEKASLLEKKAAAEAEAKAAAEAEAAYKAKQASQQQTVVASGNTTFTAQVQAVSTTSSSSSSESSSSESSSSSASTESTSYTPAPVKHRPTYSTNASSYPTGECTWGAKTLAPWAGDYWGNGAQWATSAAAAGFRTGSTPQVGAIACWNDGGYGHVAVVTAVSSSTSIQVSESNYGGNRTIGNKRGWFNPTTTSEGFVTYIYPN from the coding sequence ATGAAGAAAAAAATCTTAGCGTCACTTTTACTAAGTACAGTAATGGTTTCTCAAGTAGCTGTTTTAACAACTGCGCATGCAGAAACTACTGATGACAAAATTGCTGCTCAAGATAATAAAATTAGTAACTTAACAGCACAACAACAAGAAGCCCAAAAACAAGTTGATCAAGTTCAGGAGCAAGTGTCTGCTATTCAAACAGAGCAATCAAACTTGCAATCTGAAAATGATAGACTACAAGCAGAATCTAAAAAGCTTGAGGGTGAAATTACAGAACTTTCTAAGAATATTGTATCTCGCAATGATTCATTGCAAAAACAAGCTCGTAGTGCTCAAACAAATGGAGCTGCAACAAATTACATTAATACAATTGTAAACTCAAAATCAATTACAGAAGCTATTTCACGTGTTGCTGCAATGAGTGAAATCGTATCTGCAAACAACAAAATGTTGGAACAACAAAAAGCAGATAAAAAAGCTATTTCTGAAAAACAAGTAGCAAACAATGATGCAATTAATACAGTTATTGCAAATCAGCAAAAACTAGCTGATGATGCTCAATCATTAACTACAAAACAAGCTGAGTTAAAAGCTGCAGAATTGAATCTTGCTGCTGAAAAGGCTACTGCAGAGGATGAAAAAGCAAGTTTACTTGAGAAAAAAGCTGCAGCAGAAGCAGAAGCTAAAGCAGCTGCAGAAGCAGAAGCAGCTTATAAAGCTAAACAAGCAAGTCAACAACAAACAGTAGTTGCTTCTGGAAATACAACTTTTACAGCACAGGTTCAAGCAGTATCTACTACTTCTTCATCAAGTTCATCTGAGTCAAGTTCGTCTGAATCATCTTCAAGCAGTGCTTCAACAGAATCAACAAGCTACACTCCTGCACCAGTAAAACATCGCCCAACATACAGTACAAATGCTTCAAGTTATCCAACAGGAGAGTGTACATGGGGAGCTAAGACATTGGCACCTTGGGCTGGAGACTACTGGGGTAATGGAGCACAGTGGGCTACAAGTGCAGCAGCTGCAGGATTCCGTACAGGATCTACACCTCAAGTTGGTGCGATTGCATGTTGGAATGATGGTGGATATGGACACGTAGCCGTAGTTACAGCTGTGTCATCATCAACAAGTATCCAAGTATCTGAATCAAACTATGGTGGAAATCGTACAATCGGAAATAAACGTGGTTGGTTCAATCCTACTACAACTTCAGAAGGTTTTGTAACATATATCTATCCAAACTAA
- the mreD gene encoding rod shape-determining protein MreD, translated as MRQLKRVGVFLLLPFFVLIDAHISQLLGSFFPHVQLASHFLFLFLLFETIEVSEYFYLAYCFVVGLVYDIYFFHLIGIATLLFVLLGAFLHKFNSVILLNRWTRMLAIIVMTFLFEMGAYILAIVVGLTVDSMSLFIVYSLVPSMILNLIWMIIFQFIFEKFYL; from the coding sequence ATGAGACAGTTGAAGCGAGTTGGAGTATTTTTATTGCTTCCTTTCTTTGTTCTAATTGATGCCCATATTAGCCAGCTTTTGGGTTCATTTTTTCCCCATGTACAGTTAGCCAGTCATTTTCTATTTTTGTTTCTCTTATTTGAGACGATTGAAGTATCAGAGTATTTCTATTTAGCTTATTGTTTTGTAGTGGGTTTGGTTTATGACATTTACTTTTTCCACTTGATAGGGATTGCGACTTTGTTGTTCGTCTTATTGGGGGCATTTCTCCATAAATTTAATAGCGTTATCTTATTGAATCGTTGGACGAGAATGTTGGCAATTATTGTCATGACTTTTCTATTTGAGATGGGAGCTTATATACTTGCAATAGTGGTAGGTTTAACTGTGGATAGTATGTCTTTGTTTATAGTCTATAGTTTAGTACCATCAATGATTTTGAATCTTATATGGATGATTATCTTTCAGTTTATTTTTGAAAAATTTTATCTATAA
- a CDS encoding energy-coupling factor transporter ATPase — protein sequence MGIALENVSFTYQEGTPLASTALSDVSLTIEDGSYTALIGHTGSGKSTILQLLNGLLVPSQGSVRVFDTLITSTSKNKDIRQIRKQVGLVFQFAENQIFEETVLKDVAFGPQNFGVSEEDAEQIAREKLALVGIDESLFDRSPFELSGGQMRRVAIAGILAMEPAILVLDEPAAGLDPLGRKELMNLFKKLHQSGMTIVLVTHLMDDVAEYANQVYVMEKGRLVKGGKPSDVFQDVVFMEEVQLGVPKITAFCKRLADRGVSFKRLPIKIEEFKESLNG from the coding sequence ATGGGAATTGCTCTAGAAAATGTGAGTTTTACGTATCAAGAAGGGACTCCCTTAGCTTCAACAGCTTTGTCAGATGTTTCTTTGACGATTGAAGATGGTTCTTATACGGCTTTAATTGGCCACACAGGTAGTGGTAAATCAACTATTTTACAACTCTTAAATGGTTTATTGGTGCCAAGCCAAGGGAGTGTGCGAGTTTTTGATACCTTAATCACTTCGACTTCTAAAAATAAAGACATTCGTCAAATTAGAAAACAGGTTGGCTTGGTATTTCAGTTTGCTGAAAATCAGATTTTTGAAGAAACGGTTTTGAAAGACGTTGCTTTTGGACCGCAAAATTTTGGAGTTTCTGAAGAAGATGCGGAGCAGATTGCGCGTGAGAAACTGGCTTTGGTTGGAATTGATGAATCACTTTTTGATCGCAGTCCGTTTGAGCTATCAGGTGGACAAATGAGACGTGTGGCCATTGCAGGCATACTTGCCATGGAGCCAGCTATATTAGTCTTAGATGAGCCAGCAGCTGGCCTAGATCCTCTAGGGAGAAAAGAGTTGATGAACTTGTTCAAAAAACTCCACCAGTCAGGGATGACCATTGTTTTGGTAACGCATTTGATGGATGATGTGGCTGAATATGCGAATCAAGTCTATGTGATGGAAAAGGGACGTTTAGTTAAGGGTGGTAAACCAAGTGATGTCTTTCAAGATGTTGTCTTTATGGAAGAAGTGCAGTTGGGAGTACCTAAAATTACAGCCTTTTGTAAACGATTGGCTGATAGGGGCGTGTCATTTAAACGATTACCGATTAAGATAGAGGAGTTCAAGGAGTCGCTAAATGGATAG
- the mreC gene encoding rod shape-determining protein MreC, whose amino-acid sequence MNRFKKSKYVIIVFVTVLLVSALLATTYSSTIVTRLGDGISLVDRVVQKPFQWFDSVKSDLAHLTRTYNENESLKKQIYQLEVKSNEAESLKMENEQLRQLLDMKSKLQATKTLAADVIMRSPVSWKQELTLDAGKSKGASENMLAIANGGLIGSVSKVEENSTMVNLLTNTENADKISVKIQHGSTTIYGIIVGYDKENEVLKISQLNSSSDISAGDKVTTGGLGNFNVADIPVGEVVATTHSTDYLTREVTVKLSADTHNVSVIELVGNS is encoded by the coding sequence ATGAACCGTTTTAAAAAATCAAAATATGTCATTATTGTTTTTGTCACTGTTCTGCTTGTCTCAGCTCTCTTAGCGACGACTTATTCAAGTACAATTGTGACAAGATTAGGAGATGGAATCTCATTGGTTGATAGGGTTGTTCAAAAACCTTTTCAGTGGTTTGATTCTGTCAAATCAGATCTGGCTCATTTGACACGAACTTATAATGAAAATGAAAGTTTGAAGAAACAGATTTACCAATTAGAAGTTAAATCAAATGAGGCGGAAAGTTTAAAGATGGAAAATGAACAACTGCGCCAATTGCTTGATATGAAGTCCAAGTTGCAAGCTACAAAGACTTTAGCAGCGGATGTTATTATGCGTTCTCCAGTATCTTGGAAACAGGAATTGACCTTAGATGCAGGCAAATCAAAAGGGGCTTCTGAGAATATGTTAGCAATTGCAAATGGTGGCTTGATTGGGAGTGTCTCAAAAGTAGAGGAGAACTCTACCATGGTCAACCTTCTGACAAATACAGAAAATGCTGATAAGATTTCTGTTAAAATTCAACATGGTTCTACTACAATTTATGGGATTATCGTTGGCTATGACAAGGAAAATGAAGTTCTAAAAATTAGTCAATTAAATAGTAGTAGCGATATTAGTGCAGGAGATAAGGTGACCACTGGTGGATTAGGAAACTTTAACGTTGCTGATATTCCTGTTGGTGAAGTGGTTGCCACAACGCATAGTACGGACTACTTGACACGAGAAGTAACTGTTAAATTAAGTGCAGATACTCATAATGTGAGTGTGATAGAATTAGTGGGGAATTCATAA
- the tsf gene encoding translation elongation factor Ts, giving the protein MAEITAKLVKELREKSGAGVMDAKKALVETDGDIEKAIELLREKGMAKAAKKADRVAAEGLTGVYVNGNVAAVIEVNAETDFVAKNAQFVELVNTTAKVIAEGKPANNEEALALTMPSGETLEAAYVSATATIGEKISFRRFALIEKTDAQHFGAYQHNGGRIGVISVVEGGDEALAKQLSMHIAAMKPTVLSYKELDEQFVKDELAQLNHVIDQDNESRAMVNKPALPHLKYGSKAQLTDEVIAQAEADVKAELAAEGKPEKIWDKIIPGKMDRFMLDNTKVDQAYTLLAQVYIMDDSKTVEAYLESVNASVVEFARFEVGEGIEKAANDFEAEVAATMAAALNN; this is encoded by the coding sequence ATGGCAGAAATTACAGCTAAACTTGTAAAAGAGTTGCGTGAAAAATCTGGTGCCGGAGTTATGGACGCTAAAAAAGCGCTTGTAGAAACAGACGGTGACATCGAAAAAGCGATTGAATTGCTTCGTGAAAAGGGTATGGCTAAGGCAGCTAAGAAAGCTGACCGTGTTGCTGCAGAAGGTTTGACTGGTGTTTATGTTAACGGTAATGTTGCTGCAGTTATTGAAGTAAACGCTGAAACTGACTTCGTTGCGAAAAATGCTCAATTCGTTGAATTGGTAAATACTACAGCTAAAGTTATTGCTGAAGGAAAACCTGCTAATAATGAAGAAGCACTTGCTTTGACAATGCCTTCAGGTGAAACTCTTGAAGCTGCATATGTATCTGCAACAGCAACTATCGGAGAAAAAATCTCATTCCGTCGCTTTGCATTGATTGAAAAAACAGATGCACAACACTTTGGAGCATACCAACATAACGGTGGACGTATCGGTGTTATTTCAGTTGTTGAAGGTGGAGACGAAGCACTTGCTAAACAATTGTCAATGCACATCGCAGCGATGAAACCAACAGTTCTTTCTTACAAAGAATTGGATGAGCAATTCGTTAAAGATGAGTTGGCACAATTGAACCACGTAATCGACCAAGACAATGAAAGTCGTGCAATGGTTAACAAACCAGCTCTTCCACACTTGAAGTATGGATCAAAAGCTCAATTGACTGATGAAGTGATTGCGCAAGCTGAAGCTGACGTCAAAGCTGAATTGGCTGCAGAAGGTAAACCAGAAAAAATCTGGGACAAAATCATCCCAGGTAAAATGGATCGCTTCATGCTTGACAACACTAAAGTTGACCAAGCTTACACACTTCTTGCACAAGTATACATCATGGATGACAGCAAAACAGTTGAAGCATACCTTGAATCAGTTAACGCTTCAGTAGTTGAGTTCGCTCGCTTTGAAGTTGGTGAAGGTATCGAAAAAGCTGCAAATGACTTCGAAGCTGAAGTTGCAGCTACAATGGCAGCAGCCTTGAATAACTAA
- the rodZ gene encoding cytoskeleton protein RodZ produces MRKKTIGEVLRLARTNQGLTLEELHKKTEIQLDMLEAMEADDFDQLPSPFYTRSFLRKYAWAVELDERIVLDAYDSGSMITYEEVDVDEEELTGRRRSSKKNRTSFLPLFYFILFALSIVIFVTYYVWNYLQTQPERSSASSYSVVQATSSTSFATPSSTSSSSSSSSSNIEPAITVSGEGNRVEVAYKTSKETAKLQLSVSDARSWVSVSESDLEGGVTLSPDNKSAETTVSTKNPVTITLGVVKGVALTVDNQTVDLSKLTAQTGKIAVTFTKN; encoded by the coding sequence ATGAGGAAAAAAACAATTGGTGAGGTTTTACGTTTAGCTAGAACCAACCAAGGGTTGACTTTAGAAGAATTACACAAAAAAACAGAAATTCAGTTGGATATGTTGGAGGCAATGGAAGCTGATGATTTTGATCAACTTCCTAGTCCATTTTATACTCGTTCTTTTTTGAGGAAGTATGCGTGGGCAGTTGAACTTGATGAGCGAATTGTTTTGGATGCTTATGATTCTGGGAGCATGATTACTTATGAGGAAGTAGATGTTGATGAAGAGGAGTTGACAGGTAGGAGACGTTCAAGTAAGAAAAATAGGACATCATTTTTACCTTTATTTTATTTTATACTCTTTGCACTATCGATTGTCATTTTTGTGACTTATTATGTTTGGAATTATCTCCAGACTCAACCGGAGCGTTCATCTGCGTCTAGTTATAGTGTGGTCCAAGCAACAAGCTCGACTAGTTTTGCAACTCCATCTTCAACTAGTAGTAGTTCATCAAGTAGTTCTTCTAATATTGAACCAGCTATAACGGTATCAGGTGAAGGAAATAGAGTAGAAGTTGCTTATAAAACGAGCAAGGAAACTGCAAAATTGCAATTATCAGTGTCAGATGCTAGAAGTTGGGTTAGTGTTTCAGAAAGTGATCTTGAGGGTGGTGTGACTTTATCACCGGATAATAAAAGTGCGGAAACAACCGTTTCAACTAAAAATCCTGTGACCATTACTTTAGGTGTTGTCAAAGGTGTTGCCTTAACAGTAGACAATCAGACTGTTGATTTATCGAAATTAACAGCTCAGACTGGAAAAATCGCTGTAACCTTTACTAAAAATTAA
- a CDS encoding energy-coupling factor ABC transporter ATP-binding protein: MKSIINVKNLSFCYKESQEYYDVKDITFHVKRGEWLSIVGHNGSGKSTTVRLIDGLLEAESGEIVIDGQRLTEENVWNIRRQIGMVFQNPDNQFVGATVEDDVAFGLENQGLSRQEMKKRVEEALDLVGMLDFKKREPARLSGGQKQRVAIAGVVALRPAILILDEATSMLDPEGRRELIETVKGIRKDYDMTVISITHDLEEVAMSDRVLVMKKGEIESTSSPRELFSRNDLDQIGLDDPFANQLKHSLSQNGYDLPENYLTESELEDKLWELL, translated from the coding sequence ATGAAATCAATAATTAATGTAAAAAATCTTTCTTTTTGCTATAAGGAAAGTCAGGAATATTACGATGTGAAGGATATTACGTTTCACGTGAAACGTGGAGAATGGCTTTCGATTGTAGGGCATAATGGTAGTGGTAAATCAACGACGGTTCGCTTAATTGATGGCTTACTGGAAGCAGAATCCGGAGAGATTGTAATTGATGGCCAACGGCTGACTGAGGAAAATGTTTGGAATATACGTCGTCAAATCGGTATGGTTTTTCAAAATCCAGACAATCAATTTGTTGGAGCGACTGTTGAAGATGATGTTGCCTTTGGTTTGGAAAATCAGGGACTTTCTCGTCAAGAAATGAAAAAGAGAGTGGAAGAAGCTCTGGATTTGGTTGGCATGTTGGACTTTAAAAAAAGAGAACCAGCGCGTCTATCAGGTGGTCAAAAGCAACGTGTGGCTATTGCAGGTGTTGTAGCCCTAAGACCAGCTATTTTAATCCTAGATGAAGCAACGAGTATGTTGGATCCTGAGGGACGTAGAGAACTGATTGAGACAGTAAAAGGAATTCGGAAAGACTATGATATGACGGTCATTTCCATTACACATGATTTGGAAGAAGTTGCCATGAGTGATCGTGTATTGGTCATGAAAAAAGGGGAAATTGAATCAACCAGCAGTCCAAGAGAACTTTTCTCTCGAAATGATTTAGATCAAATTGGATTAGACGATCCTTTTGCTAATCAATTAAAACATTCTCTGAGTCAGAATGGCTATGATTTACCTGAAAATTATTTGACAGAAAGTGAGCTAGAGGATAAGCTATGGGAATTGCTCTAG
- the rpsB gene encoding 30S ribosomal protein S2: MAVISMKQLLEAGVHFGHQTRRWNPKMAKYIFTERNGIHVIDLQQTVKYADQAYDFMRDAAANDAVVLFVGTKKQAADAVAEEAVRSGQYFINHRWLGGTLTNWGTIQKRIARLKEIKRMEEDGTFEVLPKKEVALLNKQRARLEKFLGGIEDMPRIPDVMYVVDPHKEQIAVKEAKKLGIPVVAMVDTNTDPDDIDVIIPANDDAIRAVKLITAKLADAIIEGRQGEDAAAVEAEFAASEAQADSIEEIVEVVEGDNA, translated from the coding sequence ATGGCAGTAATTTCAATGAAACAACTTCTTGAGGCTGGTGTACACTTTGGTCACCAAACTCGTCGCTGGAACCCTAAGATGGCTAAGTACATCTTCACTGAGCGTAACGGCATTCACGTTATCGACTTACAACAAACTGTAAAATATGCTGACCAAGCTTACGATTTTATGCGTGATGCAGCAGCTAACGATGCAGTTGTATTGTTCGTTGGTACTAAGAAACAAGCAGCTGATGCAGTTGCTGAAGAAGCAGTACGTTCAGGTCAATACTTCATCAACCACCGTTGGTTGGGTGGAACTCTTACAAACTGGGGAACAATCCAAAAACGTATCGCTCGTTTGAAAGAAATCAAACGTATGGAAGAAGATGGAACTTTTGAAGTTCTTCCTAAGAAAGAAGTTGCACTTCTTAACAAACAACGTGCACGTCTTGAAAAATTCTTGGGTGGTATCGAAGATATGCCTCGTATCCCAGATGTGATGTACGTAGTTGATCCACATAAAGAGCAAATCGCTGTTAAAGAAGCTAAAAAATTGGGAATCCCAGTTGTAGCGATGGTTGACACAAATACTGATCCAGATGATATCGATGTAATCATCCCGGCTAACGATGATGCTATCCGCGCTGTTAAATTGATCACAGCTAAATTAGCTGACGCTATCATCGAAGGACGTCAAGGTGAAGATGCAGCAGCAGTTGAAGCAGAATTTGCAGCTTCTGAAGCTCAAGCAGATTCAATTGAAGAAATCGTTGAAGTTGTAGAAGGCGACAACGCTTAA